One Ignavibacterium sp. DNA segment encodes these proteins:
- a CDS encoding ImmA/IrrE family metallo-endopeptidase yields MPKIKHSILEWARKNSLLSVGEAAKKLNIKDDKKLHAVEKLLAYESGEKKPSRSLLLRMSQQYRQPLLFFYLDKPPIKGDRGEDFRTLPDQFDEIENINVDILIRDIKARQSTIRETLIEADEEIKLRFIGKNKISDGVKPVVQTIRTTINIDLDDFRNQPNHKEAFRYLRQKIEGIGVFVLLKGNLGSYHTNIAVTAFRGFALADDIAPFIVINDQDSESAWSFTLIHELVHLVLGKTGISGYYAEKRIEKFCNDVASEFLLPQIEFEKFNPALNNFDNLKSEISQYASLKKLSSTHLAYRLYKSGKIKEPVWQQLRDFYLNSWMEKQKMEREKNKLKEGGPDYYVIKNYKLGSLVELVQRLTYAGALTTTKAGMLLEIKPLKVHRLFQPEQYL; encoded by the coding sequence ATGCCAAAAATAAAACATAGTATTCTCGAGTGGGCTAGAAAGAATTCTCTTCTATCGGTTGGAGAAGCTGCAAAAAAACTAAACATTAAAGACGACAAAAAACTGCACGCAGTTGAAAAACTTCTTGCTTATGAATCCGGTGAGAAAAAACCATCCAGATCTTTGCTTCTCCGGATGTCTCAACAGTATCGCCAGCCACTTTTGTTTTTTTATCTGGATAAGCCACCAATCAAAGGCGATCGGGGTGAGGATTTCAGAACTCTGCCTGATCAATTTGATGAAATCGAAAATATCAATGTTGACATTTTAATAAGAGATATTAAAGCACGACAAAGTACAATCCGCGAAACATTAATTGAAGCTGATGAGGAAATAAAACTGCGGTTCATTGGAAAAAATAAAATCTCGGATGGTGTGAAGCCTGTTGTCCAAACAATTCGAACTACAATAAATATTGACCTTGATGACTTCAGGAATCAACCTAACCACAAAGAAGCTTTTAGATACTTACGCCAAAAGATTGAAGGAATTGGTGTTTTTGTTCTACTTAAGGGTAATCTGGGATCCTATCATACAAATATTGCAGTAACAGCTTTTAGAGGATTTGCACTCGCTGATGACATTGCCCCATTTATAGTAATCAATGATCAGGATTCTGAATCAGCCTGGTCTTTCACGCTTATTCATGAACTAGTTCATTTAGTTTTGGGAAAAACTGGCATTAGTGGATATTATGCTGAAAAGAGAATTGAAAAATTCTGTAATGACGTGGCTAGCGAATTTTTACTTCCTCAAATTGAATTTGAAAAGTTTAATCCGGCTTTGAATAATTTTGATAATTTAAAATCTGAAATATCCCAATACGCATCTTTAAAGAAACTTAGCAGTACCCACCTAGCCTATCGATTATACAAGAGTGGAAAAATCAAAGAACCAGTATGGCAGCAATTACGTGATTTTTATCTTAACAGTTGGATGGAAAAACAAAAAATGGAGCGGGAGAAAAATAAGCTGAAAGAAGGTGGACCCGATTATTATGTGATAAAGAACTATAAGCTAGGTTCACTTGTTGAGTTGGTTCAACGATTAACATATGCCGGTGCGTTAACAACAACAAAAGCCGGGATGCTATTAGAGATAAAACCACTAAAAGTGCATAGACTTTTTCAACCTGAACAATATTTATGA
- the clpB gene encoding ATP-dependent chaperone ClpB gives MSFNFNRLTVKAQEIVQTAIEIAQNYTNQIVEPEHILAAIVQESGNVAESVIKKTGGNFNAVKLKVVQLLEALPKVSGTGLGNQQMSQTLAKLFDEAAEEAKNLKDEYVSTEHILLSLSNDKGKAGQLLRDNGITYKDILSALKTVRGTQRVTSQNPEDTYQSLEKYGRDLNELAKQGKLDPVIGRDDEIRRVLQVLTRRTKNNPVLIGEPGVGKTAIAEGIAHRIITGDVPENLKSKRIVALDMGALIAGTQFRGQFEERLKAVIKEVQESNGEIILFIDELHTLVGAGATQGAMDAANILKPALARGELHAVGATTLDEYKKHIEKDAALERRFQPVLIEEPSEEDTISILRGLKERYEVHHGVRITDGAIVAATQLSERYITDRFLPDKAIDLIDEAASKLRIEIDSMPEELDILERKVKQLEIEREALKREKDDASAKRLDELEKELTALNEERTELRLHWDLEKENIQKIRSMKSEIENLKLEAERFEREGNLGKVAEIRYGKIVDLEKKLKEETKKLADAQKDKKMLKEEVDAEDIAEVVAKWTGIPVSRMLESERSKLLRLEDELHHRVVGQDEAVAAVANAIRRSRSGLQDIHRPIGSFIFLGTTGVGKTELARALAEVLFDDEHAMIRIDMSEYMEKFSVSRLIGAPPGYVGYEEGGQLTEAVRRRPYSVVLLDEIEKAHSDVFNVLLQVLDDGRLTDNQGRTVNFKNTIIIMTSNIGSHIIQDKLESYNEQNAEEILGQLREQMHDLLRRTIRPEFLNRIDEIVLFKPLLKSEIRKIVDIQLERVKKMLKEKEMILEVSDDAKDWLAQLGYDVTFGARPLKRVIQKYLINPLSQELLAGNFVDGDTIKISVGNNARLSFSK, from the coding sequence ATGTCATTCAATTTTAATAGACTTACAGTAAAAGCACAGGAAATTGTTCAGACTGCAATAGAGATAGCGCAAAATTATACAAATCAAATTGTTGAACCTGAACATATTCTTGCCGCAATTGTGCAGGAAAGCGGAAATGTTGCCGAAAGTGTTATTAAAAAAACCGGCGGAAATTTTAATGCAGTAAAACTTAAAGTTGTTCAACTTCTCGAGGCACTGCCAAAAGTAAGCGGAACCGGTTTGGGCAATCAGCAAATGTCTCAAACTCTTGCAAAGCTTTTTGATGAAGCTGCCGAAGAAGCAAAGAATCTAAAAGATGAATATGTATCAACCGAACATATTTTGCTTTCTTTATCTAATGATAAGGGAAAAGCCGGACAGTTATTAAGAGATAATGGAATAACCTATAAAGATATTCTTTCTGCACTAAAAACAGTTAGAGGAACTCAACGAGTTACATCTCAAAACCCCGAAGATACTTATCAATCACTTGAAAAGTATGGAAGAGATTTGAATGAACTTGCTAAACAAGGAAAACTTGATCCGGTTATTGGAAGAGATGATGAGATTAGAAGAGTACTGCAGGTGCTTACGCGAAGAACGAAAAACAATCCTGTTTTAATTGGTGAACCCGGGGTAGGGAAGACTGCAATTGCAGAAGGCATTGCACATAGAATTATTACAGGCGATGTTCCAGAAAATTTAAAGAGCAAAAGAATTGTAGCACTCGATATGGGAGCTCTTATTGCAGGCACACAATTCCGAGGGCAATTTGAGGAAAGATTAAAAGCAGTAATTAAAGAAGTGCAGGAATCTAATGGAGAGATTATTCTCTTTATTGATGAACTCCATACGCTTGTCGGTGCAGGTGCAACACAAGGAGCAATGGATGCAGCAAATATTTTAAAACCTGCTTTGGCTCGTGGTGAATTGCACGCAGTTGGTGCAACAACACTTGATGAATATAAAAAACACATCGAAAAAGATGCTGCTCTCGAAAGAAGATTTCAACCAGTTTTGATCGAAGAACCATCTGAAGAAGATACTATATCAATTCTTCGGGGACTTAAAGAACGTTACGAAGTTCATCACGGTGTTCGAATAACAGACGGAGCTATTGTAGCAGCAACTCAGCTTTCAGAAAGATATATAACAGACAGGTTTCTTCCAGACAAAGCGATTGATTTGATAGATGAAGCTGCATCAAAATTAAGAATTGAAATTGATTCTATGCCCGAAGAGCTTGATATTCTTGAAAGAAAAGTAAAACAGCTTGAGATAGAGCGCGAAGCATTAAAGAGAGAAAAAGATGATGCCTCGGCAAAAAGGCTGGACGAGCTTGAAAAAGAATTAACCGCGCTTAATGAAGAACGAACTGAACTAAGATTACACTGGGATCTTGAAAAAGAAAACATTCAGAAGATCCGTTCAATGAAAAGTGAAATTGAAAATCTTAAACTTGAAGCAGAACGATTCGAACGCGAAGGTAATCTTGGCAAAGTTGCTGAAATCCGCTATGGAAAGATTGTAGATCTTGAGAAGAAACTGAAGGAAGAAACTAAAAAACTTGCAGATGCCCAAAAAGATAAAAAAATGTTAAAGGAAGAAGTTGACGCTGAGGATATTGCTGAGGTTGTTGCTAAATGGACAGGAATTCCTGTAAGCAGAATGCTTGAAAGTGAGAGAAGCAAATTATTACGGCTTGAAGATGAACTTCACCATCGTGTTGTTGGACAAGATGAAGCTGTTGCTGCAGTTGCAAATGCAATCCGCCGTTCGCGCTCAGGATTGCAGGATATACATCGTCCGATTGGTTCGTTTATATTTCTCGGAACTACCGGTGTTGGAAAAACAGAGCTTGCACGAGCATTAGCCGAAGTATTATTTGATGATGAACATGCAATGATACGAATTGATATGAGTGAGTATATGGAAAAGTTTTCTGTTTCTCGTTTGATTGGAGCTCCTCCGGGTTATGTTGGTTATGAAGAAGGCGGACAATTAACAGAAGCTGTCAGAAGAAGACCTTATTCTGTTGTATTGCTTGATGAGATTGAAAAAGCACACTCAGATGTCTTTAATGTGTTGTTACAGGTTTTGGATGACGGAAGATTAACAGATAACCAGGGAAGAACTGTCAACTTTAAGAACACTATTATTATTATGACTTCAAATATTGGATCGCACATTATTCAGGATAAACTTGAATCATATAATGAGCAAAATGCAGAAGAAATTTTAGGACAGCTGCGTGAACAGATGCATGATTTATTAAGAAGAACAATTCGTCCCGAGTTCTTAAACAGAATTGACGAGATAGTCCTCTTTAAACCGCTGCTTAAATCTGAAATAAGAAAAATTGTTGATATACAGCTTGAACGAGTAAAGAAAATGTTGAAGGAAAAGGAAATGATTCTTGAAGTTTCAGATGATGCAAAAGATTGGTTGGCTCAGCTTGGCTATGATGTTACATTTGGCGCTCGTCCATTAAAGAGAGTTATACAAAAATATCTTATTAATCCTCTTTCTCAGGAATTGCTTGCCGGTAACTTTGTTGATGGCGATACAATAAAAATTTCAGTCGGTAATAACGCAAGGCTTTCGTTTAGTAAATAG
- the htpG gene encoding molecular chaperone HtpG, giving the protein MTETTKTKFEFKAETKKLLDILVHSLYTSKDIFLRELISNASDALDKIRFESNKGTDIFDKDLPLEIKIAFDDKKNLVTITDTGIGMTRDELIANIGTIAKSGSEEFLQQLSENKEAVNNIIGRFGIGFYSVFMVAKEVVLRTKSYKNDEPAVEWKSDGLGDYEISELSEESKRGTTIEIHLKDEAKEFAEKHRLESIIKKHSNFISFPIYLENEKINTIAALWREPKSSIKKEQYDEFYKFLTYDNEEPLETIHTSVDAPIQFNTLLFIPKKSYEFWRWNRDDYGLDLYVRRVLIQHQNKDLLPEYLSFVKGVVDSEDLPLNISRETLQENIIFTKISQSVTNNVLSHLTKIAKDSPERYAEFWKEHGRIFKLGYMDFTNMEKYQALLRFNSSESKDEKELVSLQEYVGRMKKDQKDIYYALGSGREAIDMNPHLEIFKSKGLEVLYLYDPVDEFVMTSIRKHKDFDFKSVDAANLKDIEKLEDVIKDEKPKEKLNKEDDKAFGRLMLKMKEILGDRVTEVHESKRLKGSPATLINPDDTMSSTMQKILKMSNQGLSMPAQKRLMEINKDHKLVINLVSVFKKNENDQFIVDTTEQLYESALLLEGSLDDPHKLVNRLTKMLTEASELYNKSKG; this is encoded by the coding sequence ATGACAGAGACAACTAAAACAAAATTTGAATTTAAAGCTGAAACAAAAAAATTGCTTGATATTCTTGTACACTCACTTTATACAAGTAAAGATATTTTTTTACGTGAGTTAATTTCAAATGCTTCAGATGCTTTGGATAAAATCCGGTTTGAATCAAATAAAGGGACTGATATTTTTGATAAAGATCTTCCATTGGAAATAAAGATAGCTTTTGATGACAAGAAAAATCTTGTTACAATTACAGACACTGGAATTGGAATGACCCGTGATGAGTTGATTGCGAATATCGGAACGATTGCAAAATCAGGATCAGAAGAATTTTTACAACAACTATCTGAAAATAAAGAAGCTGTCAACAATATTATTGGAAGATTTGGAATCGGTTTCTATTCTGTTTTTATGGTAGCCAAAGAGGTTGTGTTAAGGACAAAATCTTATAAAAATGATGAGCCTGCTGTTGAATGGAAATCAGATGGTCTTGGTGATTATGAAATTTCTGAATTAAGTGAGGAATCAAAGCGCGGAACAACAATTGAAATCCATTTGAAAGATGAAGCAAAAGAATTTGCTGAAAAACATCGTCTTGAATCCATAATTAAAAAACATTCAAACTTTATTTCATTCCCGATCTATCTTGAGAATGAGAAGATCAACACAATCGCAGCCCTTTGGCGTGAACCGAAATCATCTATTAAAAAAGAACAGTATGATGAGTTCTACAAGTTTCTGACCTATGATAACGAAGAGCCTCTTGAAACTATTCACACATCTGTTGATGCACCGATACAGTTCAATACATTACTTTTCATTCCGAAGAAAAGCTATGAATTTTGGCGTTGGAATCGTGATGACTACGGATTGGATTTGTATGTGAGAAGAGTTCTGATTCAACATCAGAATAAAGATTTGCTCCCCGAATATCTGAGTTTTGTTAAAGGAGTGGTTGATTCTGAAGATCTGCCGCTAAACATCTCAAGAGAAACTTTGCAGGAAAATATAATTTTCACAAAAATTTCACAGAGCGTAACGAACAATGTCCTTTCACATTTAACAAAGATTGCAAAGGATTCGCCTGAGCGTTATGCAGAGTTCTGGAAAGAACATGGAAGAATTTTTAAGCTTGGATATATGGATTTTACAAATATGGAAAAATATCAGGCTTTGTTAAGATTTAATTCATCCGAAAGCAAAGATGAAAAAGAACTTGTTTCTCTGCAGGAATATGTGGGAAGAATGAAAAAGGATCAGAAAGATATTTATTATGCGCTTGGTTCCGGCAGAGAAGCAATTGATATGAATCCACACCTTGAGATATTTAAATCGAAGGGTTTGGAAGTGCTTTATTTATACGATCCGGTTGATGAATTTGTGATGACTTCTATTCGTAAGCATAAAGATTTTGATTTTAAATCTGTTGACGCTGCAAACTTAAAAGATATTGAAAAACTTGAGGATGTTATTAAGGATGAAAAGCCAAAAGAAAAATTGAACAAAGAAGACGATAAAGCATTCGGCAGATTGATGTTAAAGATGAAAGAAATCCTTGGTGATAGAGTTACAGAAGTTCACGAATCAAAAAGGCTGAAGGGGAGTCCGGCTACTTTGATAAATCCGGATGATACAATGTCATCAACTATGCAGAAAATATTGAAGATGTCAAATCAGGGATTATCGATGCCGGCTCAAAAAAGATTGATGGAAATAAATAAAGATCATAAGCTTGTAATTAATCTGGTAAGTGTGTTTAAGAAAAATGAAAACGATCAGTTTATTGTTGATACAACAGAACAGCTTTATGAGTCGGCATTATTGCTTGAAGGTAGTCTGGATGATCCGCATAAACTTGTAAACAGATTAACTAAGATGTTAACAGAAGCCAGCGAGTTGTATAATAAAAGCAAGGGTTAG
- a CDS encoding J domain-containing protein — MEYKDYYKILGVEKSATQGEIKKAYRKLAMKYHPDRNQGNKAAEEKFKEITEANEVLSDPEKRKKYDTLGANWKQYQHTGGQGFDDFFAHFGGGRSSGSGAAYEFSGDIGDIFGSMGGGFSDFFESFFGGGRGFSGGRTSQQRTAVDVQAVLNVSLEDVFNGSEKTINVDGKKLKVKINAGTKDGQKLRLKGLGRSKTAGGIKGDLFLTIHVLQHPFYEIKDNQLFYNLDIDLYTAVLGGKESIETLDGKTVSVSIPEGTESEKVLRLKGLGQIENGVRKDLFINIHVTVPKNLNREEKELFNKLKSLRPE; from the coding sequence ATGGAATACAAAGATTATTATAAAATACTCGGTGTAGAAAAATCAGCAACGCAGGGCGAAATCAAAAAAGCATATCGTAAGCTTGCGATGAAATACCATCCTGATCGTAATCAGGGGAATAAAGCTGCTGAAGAAAAGTTTAAAGAAATTACAGAGGCTAATGAAGTTTTGAGTGACCCTGAAAAACGTAAAAAGTATGATACGCTTGGGGCAAACTGGAAACAATACCAACACACTGGCGGGCAGGGGTTTGATGATTTCTTTGCTCACTTTGGCGGTGGAAGAAGTTCGGGATCAGGCGCTGCCTATGAATTCAGTGGTGATATTGGTGATATCTTTGGCAGTATGGGCGGGGGATTTTCAGATTTCTTTGAATCGTTTTTTGGAGGCGGCAGGGGATTTAGCGGAGGAAGAACAAGTCAGCAAAGAACAGCAGTGGATGTTCAAGCTGTCTTAAATGTTTCGCTTGAGGATGTTTTTAACGGAAGTGAAAAGACAATAAATGTTGATGGGAAAAAGCTAAAGGTGAAAATTAACGCTGGAACAAAAGATGGACAAAAACTTAGATTAAAAGGCTTGGGTAGATCAAAAACTGCCGGCGGAATAAAAGGAGATTTGTTTTTAACCATACACGTTCTTCAACATCCTTTTTATGAAATAAAAGATAACCAGCTTTTTTACAATCTTGATATTGATTTATATACTGCTGTTCTTGGTGGGAAAGAGAGTATCGAAACACTTGATGGGAAAACAGTAAGTGTGAGTATTCCGGAGGGAACAGAATCTGAAAAAGTTTTAAGACTTAAAGGATTGGGACAGATTGAGAATGGAGTGCGGAAAGATTTATTCATAAATATTCACGTTACAGTTCCCAAAAATCTTAACAGGGAAGAGAAAGAATTATTTAATAAGTTAAAATCATTAAGACCAGAATAA
- a CDS encoding Hsp20/alpha crystallin family protein — protein MTLVRFNPVRDLIDFEREFNKMFSSLENRFGISKSKEIDTEYENAVWMPLTDIYENKDNYTLKIDLPGIKKEDVKISFSNGKLNISGERVQEEETKDAKSHRIEKSYGKYFRSFNLPELIQEEKINAEFANGQLTITIPKAEEAKPKEIEIKVK, from the coding sequence ATGACACTAGTAAGATTTAATCCCGTTAGAGATCTTATTGATTTCGAAAGAGAGTTTAACAAAATGTTTAGTTCGCTTGAGAACCGTTTTGGTATTTCAAAGAGCAAAGAAATAGATACAGAGTATGAAAATGCAGTTTGGATGCCATTGACTGATATCTATGAAAACAAAGATAATTATACATTAAAAATTGATTTACCTGGAATCAAAAAAGAAGATGTTAAAATCTCTTTTTCAAATGGTAAATTGAATATCAGTGGTGAAAGAGTTCAGGAGGAAGAAACTAAGGATGCAAAGAGCCATAGAATAGAAAAATCTTATGGTAAATATTTCAGATCATTTAATCTGCCTGAATTGATTCAGGAAGAGAAAATAAATGCTGAATTTGCAAATGGACAGTTAACTATTACTATTCCAAAAGCCGAAGAAGCAAAGCCGAAAGAAATAGAAATCAAAGTGAAATAA